A genomic segment from Myxococcota bacterium encodes:
- the ychF gene encoding redox-regulated ATPase YchF — MALQCGIVGLPNVGKSTLFNALTAAGIAAENYPFCTIEPNSGVVVVPDARLAALDAIVHSKQVVPATVEFVDIAGLVRGASEGEGLGNQFLGHIRETDAIAHVVRCFDDENVTHVDGAPDPLRDVETIETELGLADIATVEKRLDRAQRTAKSGDKDGKAQSAMFTELLAHLSEGRPARTFAVAEALRPALRDCHLLTAKPVLYVANVDEASLAEGNAFSAALERRAAEAGAGVVRVCGKVEAELSELDDAEKVEFLRELGVDEPGLDRLIRAAYALLDLITFFTAGEKEVRAWTIRRGTLAPQAAGTIHTDFERGFIRAEVIAFDDYVAAGGEAGAKAGGTMRVEGKEYAMRDGDVVHFRVGV, encoded by the coding sequence ATGGCCCTGCAGTGCGGCATCGTCGGCCTTCCCAACGTCGGCAAGAGCACGCTCTTCAACGCGCTCACCGCCGCCGGCATCGCCGCCGAGAACTATCCCTTCTGCACGATCGAGCCGAACTCCGGCGTCGTCGTCGTTCCCGACGCGCGGCTCGCCGCGCTCGACGCGATCGTGCACAGCAAGCAGGTCGTCCCCGCGACCGTCGAGTTCGTCGACATCGCCGGGCTCGTGCGCGGCGCGTCCGAGGGCGAAGGGCTCGGCAACCAGTTCCTCGGCCACATCCGCGAGACGGACGCGATCGCGCACGTCGTGCGCTGCTTCGACGACGAGAACGTGACGCACGTCGACGGCGCACCCGACCCGCTGCGCGACGTCGAGACGATCGAGACGGAGCTCGGCCTCGCCGACATCGCCACCGTCGAGAAGCGGCTCGACCGCGCGCAGCGCACGGCCAAGAGCGGCGACAAGGACGGCAAGGCGCAGTCGGCCATGTTCACCGAGCTGCTCGCGCACCTCTCGGAGGGCCGGCCCGCGCGCACGTTCGCCGTCGCCGAGGCCCTCCGCCCCGCGCTGCGCGACTGCCACCTGCTCACCGCGAAGCCCGTCCTCTACGTCGCGAACGTCGACGAGGCGTCGCTCGCCGAGGGCAACGCGTTCAGCGCGGCGCTCGAGCGCCGCGCGGCCGAGGCGGGCGCGGGCGTCGTGCGCGTGTGCGGCAAGGTCGAGGCCGAGCTCTCCGAGCTCGACGACGCGGAGAAGGTCGAGTTCCTGCGCGAGCTCGGCGTCGACGAGCCCGGGCTCGACCGCCTGATCCGCGCCGCCTACGCACTGCTCGACCTCATCACCTTCTTCACCGCGGGCGAGAAGGAGGTGCGCGCCTGGACGATCCGGCGCGGCACGCTCGCACCGCAGGCGGCAGGCACCATCCACACCGACTTCGAGCGCGGCTTCATCCGCGCCGAGGTGATCGCCTTCGACGACTACGTCGCGGCCGGCGGCGAGGCCGGCGCCAAGGCGGGCGGCACGATGCGCGTCGAAGGCAAGGAGTACGCGATGCGCGACGGCGACGTCGTGCAC
- the tgt gene encoding tRNA guanosine(34) transglycosylase Tgt, which yields MSTTDTASRDGGAREGARGGSHDAGAPLAFALEATSGDARTGVVTTPHGRFATPAFMPVGTHGAVKAMTPAQVRATGAEVVLANTYHLALRPGEGLVEKLGGLHGFMRWDGPILTDSGGFQVFSLPKVAIDDRGVRFQNEVTGERMELTPERSIEIQNALGADIIMAFDECTPYPAARELAATGVRRTLAWMERCMRAHARPGAQALFAIVQGSVYPDLRSACAQSLAALDCPGYAIGGVSVGEGHELLCQITSHTAPLLPAHKPRYLMGVGLPHDLLAAIGYGIDMFDCVIPTRYARSATVFTARGRIRLTNRRYRRDGFPIDPTCDCEACAGGFSRAYLHHLFAANEVLSAILCSLHNVRFYERLMARAREAIAQDAYAAFRSEFLAEYDRNDGRSGD from the coding sequence ATGTCGACGACGGACACCGCGAGCCGCGACGGCGGCGCGCGCGAAGGAGCGCGCGGAGGGTCGCACGACGCCGGCGCTCCGCTCGCGTTCGCGCTCGAAGCGACGAGCGGCGACGCGCGCACCGGCGTCGTCACGACGCCGCACGGCCGCTTCGCGACGCCCGCCTTCATGCCCGTCGGCACGCACGGCGCCGTGAAGGCGATGACGCCCGCGCAGGTGCGCGCGACGGGCGCCGAGGTGGTGCTCGCGAACACCTATCATCTCGCGCTCCGCCCCGGCGAGGGCCTCGTCGAGAAGCTCGGCGGTCTGCACGGCTTCATGCGCTGGGACGGGCCGATCCTCACCGACAGCGGCGGCTTCCAGGTCTTCTCGCTCCCGAAGGTCGCGATCGACGACCGCGGCGTGCGCTTCCAGAACGAGGTGACGGGCGAGCGCATGGAGCTCACGCCCGAGCGCTCGATCGAGATCCAGAACGCGCTCGGCGCCGACATCATCATGGCGTTCGACGAGTGCACGCCCTACCCGGCCGCGCGCGAGCTCGCCGCGACCGGCGTGCGCCGCACGCTCGCGTGGATGGAGCGCTGCATGCGCGCACACGCACGCCCGGGCGCGCAGGCGCTCTTCGCGATCGTGCAGGGCAGCGTCTACCCCGACCTGCGCAGCGCGTGCGCGCAGTCGCTCGCCGCGCTCGACTGCCCCGGCTACGCGATCGGCGGCGTCTCGGTCGGCGAAGGGCACGAGCTCCTGTGCCAGATCACGTCGCACACCGCGCCGCTGCTGCCGGCGCACAAGCCCCGCTACCTGATGGGCGTCGGGCTCCCGCACGACCTGCTCGCCGCCATCGGCTACGGCATCGACATGTTCGACTGCGTGATCCCGACGCGGTACGCGCGCTCCGCCACCGTCTTCACCGCGCGCGGGCGCATCCGCCTCACGAACCGCCGCTACCGGCGCGACGGCTTCCCGATCGACCCGACCTGCGACTGCGAGGCCTGCGCCGGCGGCTTCTCGCGCGCCTACCTCCACCACCTGTTCGCCGCGAACGAGGTGCTGTCGGCCATCCTCTGCTCGCTCCACAACGTGCGCTTCTACGAGCGGCTCATGGCGCGCGCGCGCGAGGCCATCGCGCAAGACGCCTACGCCGCGTTCCGCAGCGAGTTCCTCGCCGAGTACGACCGCAACGACGGGCGCAGCGGCGACTGA